One Phaseolus vulgaris cultivar G19833 chromosome 2, P. vulgaris v2.0, whole genome shotgun sequence DNA window includes the following coding sequences:
- the LOC137809571 gene encoding pentatricopeptide repeat-containing protein At3g14730, with protein sequence MNGRTIIRALNIPPQEQHCRRLLCFSTSPSCNVQTCIATLQSCAHNANLSKGKELHSHLLKNSFFGSPLAITSLINMYSKCTLINHSLRVFNYPTHLDKNVFAYNALIAGFLANALPQRGFALFKQMRHLGIVPDKFSFPCVIRACGDIMEDLEIRKIHGLLFKLGLELDVFVGSALVITYLKFGLVGDAHEVFEALPVRDVVLWNAMVNGYAQIGRFEEALVVFRRMELNGVVPCRYTVTGVLSIFSVTGDFDSGRVVHGFVTKRGYESSVVVSNALIDMYGKCKCVGDALSVFEVMLERDVFSWNSIISVHEHCGDHYGTLRLFDKMLVKGVQPDLVTVTTVLPACTHLAALMHGREIHRYMVVNGLGKEESHNDFDYVLLNNALMDMYAKCGNMRDACIVFDSMREKDMASWNIMITGYAMHGYGDEALDVFSLMCQAQMVPNEISFVGLLSACSHAGMVKEGLEFLSEMESKYGVSPTIEHYTCVIDMLCRAGRLMEAYDLVLRMPFKADPVGWRSLLAACRLHKDKDLAEIAASKVIELEPGHCGNYVLMSNVYGVVGQYEEVSEMRHTMKQQNVKKRPGCSWIELVNGVHVFITGDRTHPHTHSIYAALNSLTSLLQEHGCDLVCRES encoded by the coding sequence ATGAATGGAAGAACAATCATAAGAGCCCTCAACATACCCCCACAAGAACAACATTGTCGCAGGTTGCTCTGTTTCTCGACCTCACCCTCCTGCAACGTACAAACATGCATTGCCACCCTCCAATCATGTGCCCACAATGCAAACCTCTCCAAGGGCAAGGAACTGCACTCCCACTTGCTCAAAAACTCCTTCTTTGGATCCCCACTCGCCATCACAAGCCTCATCAACATGTACTCCAAGTGCACCCTCATCAACCACTCCCTCAGAGTCTTCAATTACCCCACCCATCTTGACAAAAATGTATTTGCCTACAACGCTCTCATTGCCGGTTTCCTTGCAAATGCCCTTCCCCAACGTGGGTTTGCTCTATTTAAGCAAATGAGGCATCTGGGTATCGTTCCTGACAAATTCAGTTTTCCGTGTGTCATCAGAGCTTGTGGCGATATTATGGAGGATTTGGAGATTAGGAAGATTCATGGGTTGTTGTTCAAACTTGGGCTGGAGTTGGATGTGTTTGTTGGCAGTGCGTTGGTTATTACATACTTGAAATTTGGgttggtgggggatgcacatgAGGTGTTTGAGGCGTTGCCTGTGAGAGATGTGGTGCTTTGGAATGCAATGGTTAATGGGTACGCGCAGATTGGGAGGTTTGAGGAGGCTTTGGTGGTGTTTAGGAGGATGGAGCTAAATGGGGTAGTTCCTTGTAGATACACTGTTACTGGGGTCTTGTCGATATTTTCTGTGACAGGGGATTTTGACAGTGGACGTGTTGTTCATGGGTTTGTCACAAAAAGGGGTTATGAATCAAGTGTTGTTGTTTCTAATGCGTTGATTGATATGTATGGGAAATGTAAATGTGTTGGTGATGCGTTGAGTGTGTTTGAGGTGATGCTCGAGAGAGATGTTTTTTCATGGAATTCTATCATATCAGTTCATGAACACTGCGGTGATCATTACGGAACTCTGAGGCTTTTTGATAAAATGCTGGTAAAAGGGGTTCAGCCTGATTTGGTTACTGTTACAACAGTACTTCCGGCTTGTACTCATCTTGCAGCGTTGATGCATGGTAGAGAGATACATAGGTATATGGTTGTAAATGGGTTGGGGAAGGAAGAAAGTCACAATGATTTTGATTATGTTTTGTTGAACAACGCTTTGATGGACATGTATGCAAAATGTGGAAACATGAGAGATGCATGCATCGTTTTTGACAGTATGAGGGAGAAGGATATGGCCTCGTGGAACATCATGATCACAGGTTATGCAATGCACGGTTATGGTGATGAGGCATTAGATGTTTTTTCCCTCATGTGTCAAGCTCAAATGGTACCTAATGAAATCAGTTTTGTGGGATTGCTATCTGCGTGCAGCCATGCTGGCATGGTGAAGGAGGGGCTTGAGTTTCTATCAGAAATGGAGTCAAAATATGGTGTTTCTCCAACCATTGAACACTACACTTGTGTGATTGACATGCTTTGTAGGGCAGGGAGGCTCATGGAAGCTTACGATTTAGTGCTGAGAATGCCATTCAAGGCTGATCCTGTAGGATGGCGATCTCTGCTAGCAGCATGCCGTCTCCACAAGGACAAGGACTTGGCTGAGATTGCTGCTAGTAAGGTGATTGAACTTGAACCAGGCCATTGTGGAAACTATGTGCTGATGTCAAATGTTTATGGAGTGGTTGGTCAATACGAGGAAGTGTCAGAGATGAGGCATACGATGAAGCAACAAAATGTGAAGAAGAGACCTGGTTGTAGCTGGATTGAACTTGTGAATGGTGTGCACGTTTTTATAACGGGTGATAGGACTCATCCTCACACTCACTCTATTTATGCTGCCTTAAACTCATTGACATCTCTTCTGCAAGAGCATGGCTGTGATTTGGTTTGCAGAGAAAGTTAA